Proteins co-encoded in one Ziziphus jujuba cultivar Dongzao chromosome 9, ASM3175591v1 genomic window:
- the LOC125424326 gene encoding uncharacterized protein LOC125424326 codes for MKSSCAILTLLPLVLLTSTIESRIEPGAYWRSVMKDQPMPKAIHRLIPSYSIAEHSNEKSNCNEEEVNSFCENSRPTPDTTITYNDHVKIEKSSVKHFEAAPDVTVIYNDDVKSTKSSSVKNFDGSSDATIIYNDAKAAKSSGQSFEAAPAITIIYNGAKPAKSSGESFDAAPDATIIYNGAKPAKSSGESFEAAPDATIMYNGAKPAKSSGESFDAAPDATIIYNGAKPAKSSAESFEAAPDATIIYNGAKPAKSSGGSFDAAPDATIIYNGAKPAKSSAESFEAAPDATIIYNGAKPAKSSGESFDVAPDATIIYNGAKPAKSSDGSFDVAPDATIIYNGAKLAKSSGESSEAASDVTIIYNDAKPAKPSIESFEAAPDATIIYNDPKPVQPSEAAPDITIIYNDAKPDKSTVKYFETTPDATIIYNGAKPAKSTFQDFEGTSDITIVYRDDARKAESFVKDFMTAHDVTATYHGGVWSL; via the exons ATGAAATCCTCTTGTGCCATCTTAACTCTCCTTCCCCTTGTTTTG TTGACTAGTACTATTGAGtcaagaattgaaccaggaGCATACTGGAGAAGTGTGATGAAAGATCAGCCTATGCCAAAGGCAATTCACAGGCTTATTCCTTCATATTCAATAGCAGAGcattccaatgaaaaatccaacTGCAATGAAGAAGAAGTGAACTCTTTTTGTGAGAACTCTAGACCCACACCTGATACCACAATAACTTACAATGATCatgttaaaatagaaaaatcttCTGTCAAGCATTTTGAAGCCGCGCCGGATGTCACAGTTATTTACAACGATGATGTTAAATCAACAAAATCTTCTTCGGTGAAGAACTTTGATGGCTCTTCTGATGCCacaattatttataatgatgCTAAAGCGGCAAAATCCTCTGGTCAGAGTTTTGAGGCTGCCCCTGCTATCACAATCATTTACAATGGTGCTAAACCAGCAAAATCCTCTGGTGAGAGTTTTGATGCTGCCCCTGATGCCACAATTATCTACAATGGTGCCAAACCAGCAAAATCCtctggtgagagttttgaggctGCCCCTGATGCCACAATCATGTACAATGGTGCTAAACCGGCAAAATCCTCTGGTGAGAGTTTTGATGCTGCCCCTGATGCCACAATTATCTACAATGGTGCTAAACCAGCAAAATCCTCTGCTGAGAGTTTTGAGGCTGCCCCTGATGCCACAATCATTTACAATGGTGCTAAACCGGCAAAATCCTCTGGTGGGAGTTTTGATGCTGCCCCTGATGCCACAATTATCTACAATGGTGCTAAACCAGCAAAATCCTCTGCTGAGAGTTTTGAGGCTGCCCCTGATGCCACAATCATTTACAATGGTGCTAAACCAGCAAAATCCTCTGGTGAGAGTTTTGATGTTGCCCCTGATGCCACAATCATTTACAATGGTGCTAAACCAGCAAAATCCTCTGATGGGAGTTTTGATGTTGCCCCTGATGCCACAATTATCTACAATGGCGCTAAACTAGCAAAATCCTCTGGTGAGAGCTCTGAGGCTGCCTCTGATGTCACAATTATCTATAATGATGCTAAACCAGCAAAACCCTCTATTGAGAGTTTTGAGGCTGCCCCTGATGCCACAATTATTTACAATGATCCTAAACCAGTACAACCCTCCGAGGCTGCCCCTGATATCACAATTATTTATAACGATGCTAAACCAGATAAATCCACCGTCAAATACTTTGAGACCACCCCTGATGCCACAATTATTTACAATGGTGCCAAGCCTGCAAAATCCACCTTTCAAGACTTCGAAGGCACATCCGACATCACAATTGTTTACCGTGATGATGCAAGAAAAGCAGAATCCTTTGTTAAGGACTTCATGACTGCACATGATGTCACAGCAACCTACCATGGTGGCGTTTGGTCCTTATAA